In the Arachis ipaensis cultivar K30076 chromosome B04, Araip1.1, whole genome shotgun sequence genome, TCAAATTCACGACGTTTTTTATCCTTCGAGTTGAGGATATCATaggcaactaaaaaaaattattatctaacAGTTTTTAATTATTgatgtaatattatatatataattaattatttgtgtAAAACTATTTTATACTAACAAGAcgtaaaaattaaattcatgttaattattatcattattattattttcatcaTCTTAGTACTCGTGATGTATCTATAACAAGCTTGGTTCAGGTATGAGACTTGGTGCCGAATCTACATTGCCATATTTGAGTCCGGAATTTAAAGGAGAGAAGCTCCTAGTTGGTGCCAATTTTGCTTCAGCTGGAGTTGGAATCCTTAATGATACTGGAGTTCAGTTtgtaagttaattaattaattaattaattaattaattaattaatgattacTCATTGCTTACGattaaaattaaagtgcagaTATTCTATTGAATGTGACATTGACACACAACCAACAATATATGTTGAATTGTTGANNNNNNNNNNNNNNNNNNNNNNNNNNNNNNNNNNNNNNNNNNNNNNNNNNNNNNNNNNNNNNNNNNNNNNNNNNNNNNNNNNNNNNNNNNNNNNNNNNNNNNNNNNNNNNNNNNNNNNNNNNNNNNNNNNNNNNNNNNNNNNNNNNNNNNNNNNNNNNNNNNNNNNNNNNNNNNNNNNNNNNNNNNNNNNNNNNNNNNNNNNNNNNNNNNNNNNNNNNNNNNNNNNNNNNNNNNNNNNNNNNNNNNNNNNNNNNNNNNNNNNNNNNNNNNNNNNNNNNNNNNNNNNNNNNNNNNNNNNNNNNNNNNNNNNNNNNNNNNNNNNNNNNNNNNNNNNNNNNNNNNNNNNNNNNATCATAAAAATTAtggtaaaaaaaaatagtttttcaaTAAGCTTAATTTAACATTTGCAGTTGAACATAACAAGAATGTACAGACAGCTAGAGTATTTCGAAGAGTATCAAAGGCGATTAAGTGCACTAATCGGAATTTCAAAGACAAAAAGATTGGTGAAACGTGCATTGATACTCATAACTGTGGGTGGCAATGATTTTGTCAACAACTACTATCTAGTTTCTCCTTCAGCAAGGTCTCGTCAATATAGATTACCACAGTATGTCAAGCTTCTCATCTTTGAGTACCGAAAAATTTTGAAGGTAATTATTCGATTCTCGCATCAAGGTGTTGTTGCTAATAATGTTATGGTTTTCATTTACTACTTAACATATATTAGATATATTGAAAGTACAAAACTACTGAAATATTATTGAATTGTATATATGAATTGCTTGATTATTGGTTCACATTACTTCTGTTTATGTGAAGTTGTAAGTTATTTATTCTATATCAAAATTAAGTTTGATATCTCTCAAAAGCCAAACAAAGGATTAAATGCTATAATTCTTTATGGAAAAAGTTTGAAATAAACCATTTTTTTGGGATAAAATGCAATGGGCTTTTGTCATTTTCTTTGTGTATGtatttatgaatttaattttgacgtATTGTTAgggtaaaattattttatacgtGTATTTAATCAACAATGctatattagtaaaaataattattttttacattaatCATGTGAATGATCATCTAAGAAAATGATTGTGATTGTACGAATATATAAAATGTTTTGTATTatcaatacattaaaattaaactcctGTTCGTATTTATATCTTTCATCGTTGCACTCTCTTGTTTAAAAAGAAAACTTGATTCATTctctaatttatattttatattcatATTAGGCCAAAAAATNNNNNNNNNNNNNNNNNNNNNNNNNNNNNNNNNNNNNNNNNNNNNNNNNNNNNNNNNNNNNNNNNNNNNNNNNNNNNNNNNNNNNNNNNNNNNNNNNCTatgattaaagaaaaaaaaaatacaacttaATTGTACGAGTACTATAGTCTTATATTTAGAGCAACAAATTTAATTCGTCTAGAGAATTTTAAAATTCCTtttcctattattattattattagttccCCTTACCTGTCTAGAGCAATGAAAATTTGTTGATGAAAAAATGAACAAATTTGATGAATTATATTATTGCAGAAAGTATATGATATGGGAGGAAGGAGAGTAATTGTGACAGGGACGGGTCCACTGGGTTGTGCTCCGGCTGAAATGGCAATGAGAAGCAGAGATGGTGAATGCTCACGTGAGCTCCAAAGAGCTGCTTCACTCTACAACCCTCAACTTCAACGCATGCTTACAAACCTCAATAACAGACTTCGCAAACACGTTTTCATCGCTGCTAACACTGCACTAATGCACAATGACTTCATCAGTAATCCAACTTCATTTGGTAATTATCTAAGGAGATGTTCCATAAAAGTCTTTTGTAGAGACGTTTACTTGTCGtattattattggacgtattaatgaaccggtt is a window encoding:
- the LOC107638125 gene encoding GDSL esterase/lipase At5g33370-like gives rise to the protein MSTKMLLLVDFGMVFLVLINVIISVEARPRAFFVFGDSLVDNGNNNYLFTTARADSPPYGIDFPTRTPTGRFSNGYNIPDFISMRLGAESTLPYLSPEFKGEKLLVGANFASAGVGILNDTGVQFLNITRMYRQLEYFEEYQRRLSALIGISKTKRLVKRALILITVGGNDFVNNYYLVSPSARSRQYRLPQYVKLLIFEYRKILKKVYDMGGRRVIVTGTGPLGCAPAEMAMRSRDGECSRELQRAASLYNPQLQRMLTNLNNRLRKHVFIAANTALMHNDFISNPTSFGFTTSKVACCGQGPYNGLGVCSPSSNLCPDRSTFVFWDPFHPTERANRIIVERIMSGSTIYMNPMNLSTILELDSTT